Genomic DNA from bacterium:
TTGACAGCCCTTTTTGCGGGCCGTTGGGCGCTGACTGTATGGTGCTGCAGCCAGTAAGGGAGTTCGCTCCAAACCCATGAGTTTGCTCAGCGCTGTCACGTTATTTACTACGAGGTTCTCGAATTGAAGTCCCAGAATGGTGTCCCATTCGGGCAGTTGGTCGAGCGGTAACCCGCGCAGTAACCCCTTTTCGATGGCATCGCGTCGGGGAGCGACGTAACGCAGGTAGAAACGTGCATAGTTGTCACGTAAGCGGTACTTCTCGGTGCGGGTAGGGCGTATCGTTTTCGGGTTAAACACGCGGTCACGCGCGAGAAACCCGCCTTGTACCAGGTCTTCAAGGTGCTCACTCAGGTGCCCGCTGCGCTCCTTGCCAAGTGCCGTACTGATTTCCGAGACCGTTCTGCTGCCGTGCGCTAGGGATTCGAGGACGGACTTATAACCTTCCGCACGTTTTCCGAAAACATCATTGAATATCTGGTCGAACTCCCTGAACAAAAATCCTTCCCTCTGAAAACAGAGCCGCCGGATATTTTCGTCCGCCGAAAGCGCCGGATCCAACTCCTCTAGGTATTTCGGAACGCCGCCCGTAACGGACAAGACGGCTAGTTTTTCGTAGGAACTGGTGCGGTCGCCAACTTTCCCCCAGAACCTGTTGCAGTCGCACGGCGGCAACTCATCCAACAGGACGTCCCATGAATCCCGCCCCACGAATCCTGTATTGTTCAGGATGTTCTTCGTAATCCAGGCCGATACCGAACCGCACAGCACAAGTATGAGCTTGGGGTGCTGCTTGAAAACGCTGTCCCAGGCCATCTTGAGGTGGCCGGGAAAGTCCGGGTCGGAACCACCTAGCCAAGAGATCTCATCGAGCAGGATAACCGTCCACTCGGTGCGGATGGCGCTGGACAGCAACTGGAATGCCTGTGGCCAGTTAGTAAGCTCAACCTCCGGTAGGTCGGTCTGCCGGGCAAGCTGTCGGCTGAATGCTTGCAGTTGATCGTGGTTCGTGAGGCCGGGCCGCGGCGGTAGCCCCTCGATGACAAGAAATCGGTCCGCTTTCTTGGCGAACTCGCGGATTAGTGTGCTTTTTCCGATGCGGCGGCGTCCCCGGCATGTGACTAGTGACGGCGTTTTCTTGCGCAATAGTGCCGTGAGATCTTTCAGTTGTTCTTTTCGTCCAGTAAACATTATCGCTCCTCCTGTTCATCTTTCCAGTACTGATCATGGCGGGACATTCTGGGCACGAAACGCGCATAATGTCAAGTTAGTGCCAGATTCAGATTAGAATAAGTGGGCACGAAACGCGCAGCATGCGATGTTTGTGCCTTCATAAATGGAGGCTTTTTGGGCACGAAATGCGCAAGTTAAGCCGACTTTGCAATATTTTCCTGCGCCACGCGGTCTTTAACCCATTTCCTGGCCTGCTCGATCAAGGCGCCGATGTGCTGGGTCTGGGAAAGATCGTCTCGGAAGACAGTATCCGTCGCGCCTTTAAACGCGGGACGCCAGAGCAGTGGGATCGTTGGCTTACCACCCAGGAGCGCGCCGTGTATGAACCGCTAATGGGAATGTCAAGCAAGGATGTGACCCCTAAATCCTCGCCTAAGGAGCCCTCCAGGAACAGTCCCTATTCCCGGAGCCTATCTCGTGCACAACCAATAAACTGAGGGTTGTGCAAGATGTCAGGCGTTGGCTTTCGCGGGCTCTTTTGGTAGCAGATCTTTAAACTGTGAGATTATAACGTCGCCTTCAGGGAAGGATGCAATCATTCGCAGTTCTCCCCCCATAGCCGAAAGAAACCGATTTAAAATCGCTTTCTATTTCATCCTAATATGATACCCCTATCGGAATATTTTGAATTTAAGAAAGGATCATCCTTATGGGCGTGGATACTAAAAAGATTCCTGAACCAGCTCCTCGAATTAAGCGTTTTGAATCGCTGGCATACGGGATGTTCGTGCATTGGGGGTTATACTCGCAGTTAGGGCAGGGGGAGTGGATTCAGCACTTGAAGCCCATCCCTCAAACAGATTATGACGAACTGAAGAATGCCTTCTCTGCCACTGATTTCGATGCCCGCGCCTTGGCCCGGTTTGCGCGTGCAGCAGGGATGCGCTACATCACCCTCACGACACGACACCATGAGGGGTTTTCTCTTTATGACACTCGGGGTTTGTCCGACTTTGATGCTCCCCATTCTCCCGCGGCCCGTGATCTGGTGGCCGAATTTGTGGAAGGCTGCCGGGCAGAAGGGATTGTTCCCTTTCTTTACCACACGACGCTTGACTGGCGTTGGAAGTCCCACACCTGTGATGCCCGGGCATTTGCGAAATATCTCGATTATTTGCATGCTTCGGTAGAGGTGCTGTGCCGGCACTACGGGCCCATCGGTGGTTTGTGGTTTGACGGGAATTGGTCGCGGAAGGATGTTGATTGGAAAGTGGATCGGCTCTATCGGATGATCCGCAAATACCAGCCTGAAGCGATGATCATAGACAACACCGGTTTGGAGGCGAGGGGAGTGGTCGGCCATCCGGAAGTTGACAGCGTGACGTATGAGCAGGGCTTGCCCAAGCCGGTCGACCGCCGGGGCGCTCCAAAATATATCGCTGGCGAAATGTGTCAAACCATGAACGCCCACTGGGGCATCGGGGGGCGGGATTTTAGTTATCTTTCAATAGGCCAGATTATCGAGAACCTTTGCCTGTCCCGCAAGGCCGGCGCCAATTACCTGCTGAATATCGGCCCGACCGCTCAGGGCGGGTTGCCGGATCTGGAAAGCGCGCTATTGCGCAAAGTGGGTCAGTGGATCGCCTTGCATGAAGTTCCGATTCGCTCAGGCAAGCCGGTTGATTGCACTTGCTCAGGACGCGACTTTGTCCTGCAAGCCGGCAGGAAGCTCTACTACTTCGCTTTCGACCTTGGTATTGCGGGACATGGTGATGTCACGGTGGGGGTAAGCGGTCCGGGGCTGCGGACGATTTCGGGACTCAGGCGCCCGCTCCGGTCGGTCCGCTGGCTCGACAATGATGAGCGTCTTGTGATGACGCATGACCCGAAAGCGGGTATCACGGTCTTGAAATGCACCAGTTATCCTTATGGTAGCCGGTTGGTTGTACGAATTGCGGAACTGGAATGAACCAGCTGACGGCGGGTTACTAACTCCCCTTGACGGCCAGTCCCTGGCCCTCCCAGTGCATTTCTATTTGCATGGTGGCGGGGTAGTCGGGGAGACCGCGTTCGCAGGTGCGCAATAACGAGTCCAACCAGTCAACTGCGCGCCGACCGATCTCGTCGGGCGATACCAGAAATCCCGGATACTTCGGTTCATGACTGGTTTTCCAAAGTGCGACAAAGCCGTCGGGTTGGTCGATTCCCCGCCAGCCCGTATCGCGGAGCAGCCACCAGAAAATGTCGTTGAATCCCAGCATGCAATCGGGCTGGTGCTGATCGGCCCATTTCTTGCCTATGGCCACGGCGGCAAGCCGTTCCTCCTGGGAATGCCAGGGGTTAAGCGCTAAAACAGGAACACGGTGCTTGGCAGGCACGTCTCTTTGCCGGTCTCCGAACGCGGACCGGCGGTCGTGGAAATCGAGCGCCCATGGCATGTCGTAAATCGCCATGCCGATGCGTTTGAAGCCCCGTGCGACGGCGTAGTCCCATGCGCCCTGGACGGCACGAAAGTGATTGGGCATCACTAAATGAACGGGCGGACGAAATGTTCCCTCGCTAATGGCTACCGTCGAAAAATACGACCAATTGAAAGATTCGCAAAATCCCGGAGTGAAGATCTGGGCCACGAGAACCCCGGTAATGCCCCGATGATAAAGAATGTCTGAAAGCCGTTGCGCGTTTTCATAGTCGTGGATGTTGAACGCTTCCAACTTGAAGCCGAGACGGGTCGCCTGCTCCATCAGGCCATTCTCGCCTTCGGCATCTTGGGTGTCCTTGATCAAGGCCAGCGTGGACATGGCGCGGTGCCCGCGCCAGCGGGAGGCGGCGACCGACGACAGCACGGGATCAGGCTGGTAGCCCATCTTCTTTGCCGCCCGCTGGATGGTTACGCAGGTTTTCTTAGGCAGCCGCGGGTGGTTTCGCAGGGCCAGGGAGACCGTGGCGGTCGAGAATCCGGTCTGTCTCGCCACATCGCGCAAGGTGATACGAATCGTCATGATGGGTGCAGAATAGCCGATTTCAGTTAACGGTTAAACATAATTATCGCACCACTCTACCGCGCAGAGAGAGTATTATTAAGGCGCGATAGGTTAAGGGATGTCGAATGCGGGCGGCAAACAGGTAAAAGCGAGGGACACATGAATAAGAAGCAAATGGGGTGGGGGATTGGTCTTCTAGTGGCAATGATCATCGTCGGGTCCGGGCCGGCCATGGCGCAGACGCTTTATTGGGGTGGCGGCACGAACGATATCAGTAACGGTACGGCTTTGCCTCAATCGGACGCCGGCCTTTCTGGCACCTGGACCGGCAGCACCAAAAACTGGGCCACCAACTCGAGCGGTACCGCCTACACCAATTCCATCAGCGGAGCATCGATCAACCTTGTCGGTTTGAATACGAGTGCCAGTGCCACGATTACCGTTCAGGGCAGTCCCACAATTTCAAGTATCATGGCTAATCTTGATCTCACTTCTGGTTATTGGCCTACCTATACCATGACCGCGACAAGCCCTCAGGTTCTGACCCTTGCGGGGGCTAACGTTTTTATCAATTCGGTTGCTTTTCACGAAGCTACGCGTGAAATGCTTTTCTTTCCCAATGTTCAACTTGCGGGCACGGCGACGCTTAATGCTCTGGGTTATGGAATGATAGAAATCCAATCAGCGAGTGATGCCTACAGCGGATCGGTCAATGTTGGCAATTACGGGTCAGGCTATGGTTTCCGGATAAACAATGGCAGTATGCATTCAGTGCCCGCCTTCAATGTAAGTACTTATGAATTAGGTCCGGCACGTCCTGCGGCCACCCCGGTTCTGCGAGTGGAAAACAGCACTGCAGGCGTCATCAACCAGCTTGCAGATAACGCCATCATTTCGATGAACCAGGGAATCTTCCAGTATATTGGCAGGGGCAACAACGGTGGTGCGATTTCGCAGGAGACCATCGGTAAGATTACAGTCAATGGATTTGGCAGGCTTGACCTGGGTAGTATCAATTCAGGCAGTTCGGCGAATCCAAAGTTGGTGTTGTCCGATGCCACGGCGGGTCTCGATCGGGGAACAGCCGGGCGGGGAGCGTTGGTTGTTTCGACTTCCAGTGGATCGCCGCTGACCGATATCGTCGTTTCGAATGGTGTTCCCATTGGGACATTACTCCCTTGGATCATGACGGACAACGCCCAGTTCATGCAATTGAACGCATCCATGGTGCTCGTCACAGTCCCCGCGACGATCGCCCCGTCGGATATCACCACTTGGTTGCCAAGCAGCGATTATCAAGTGACCGCTGCGTTGGCCAACACCCTCGCGGGTGATCTCGCGATCAATTCCCTTGGCTTTAAAGCCTCGGCTACCCTGACCAATGCGGCCAATGGCACGCTGACCATCGCTTCAGGAGGGGTGGCCGTTGAGAATAGTACGGTAACCATCATGAATGGCCGGCTCACATCCGGCACCGACCAACTCTATCTGTTGAACGGCAATACGCCTTGGTACAACCTAACCCTGAACTGCGAACTCACGGGTAATATGGATGTGATTCAGAGTGGCGATTCCCTTGTCTACTTCGGAGGAGCCAGTAACAATACCTATACCGGCACCACGTACGTCAGCGGCGCCAATGGCCTTTACCTGAATAAGTCCGGTAGTGCCGTCGCGATTCCTGGCGATGTGGTTGTCGAGAATGGCAGCAAGCTGACTTGCAACGGGAGTATACCTCTTGCCGGTAACTGCAACGCGACCCTCAAGAAAGGATCCTATCTAACAATTAACGACGCTGTCACCGTGTCGCACGCAGGTGTCATGACGATCAGCGGCGGGCGCTTGCGTGGGGGCAATGTCACCACCTACAAGAACACACATGTCGGCACGGGGATTCAGTTTAACGGAGGATGGATCTGCCACATAAGTGGGGGGAATGGCACCTTCAGCCTTGACACCGATGTCGGCTATGCCTCGGCTTCCGTCGACCAGGCGCGATGGGAACGCTATAGTACGGGGAGCATGCCGATCAACCTGGACGGCGGCAACCGAACCTTCAGTATCGCCAAGTCCGTCAATCTCGCCACTGGGACGCCCGAGATGGTGGTGGATCTGGTTGTTGCAAACGGGACTGGCGGGGCGGGAAGCATCACCAAGAACGGTGCGGGGGTGTTGCAATTCACGACTAGCAACACCTATACGGGTGGAACCACCGTCAACAATGGCACGTTGCAAGTTTCTGCCATTACCGCTACCGCTCAGAGTGGTCTGAAAGCCACGGTGAACAATAACGGAGGGAATAGCTACAACGTGACGTTTCTGGAACCCATTGCTCATGGTTTTGTGATAGGGCAACCCATTTCAAGTGCGATGCTTGGTGCCGGCAGCGCTATCCAGAAAATCAACAACGATTATGAGATCAGCGTGACAGTGGGAGGCAACACGACTGCGCTGGCTACCGACATCGCCGTGAGCGCGGTTGCCCGTTCCGGCAATCTGGGAACAGGGGCGGTGGTGGTGACCAATACCGGCACCCTGTTGCTGGATGCCGGTATCGTGGTCTCCAACACCATCACGGCCAGTTCCGGCGGCACCCTGGTGGTCAATGGCACGATTGTCGGCAAGACGAGCGTTACGAACAGCGGTTCGTTGCGCGGAACCGGAACCATCAACGGGGCACTGGACCTGACGGGTGGAGCCCTGGTGGCGAACCTGCTGAGCGACACGACCTGCGACCAGCTTACCGTTGGGCTTGGATCCAACGTCACGCTCTCGGCTTCCACCATGGTAACGGTGACCAATTTCCCCGGCACCTTCACACCGCGGGCCGGGAATAGTTGGACGCTTCTGCAATGCACGGGCGGGGGAACGATTTCTGGCACGTTGCCGGCAGTCGGGAACGGGTATTCGCTGCAGACGGCGTCGGGAAACACTCAGTTGAATCTGGTATTCCCCCGTCGGGCATTGATCATGTACATCCAGTAAGGTGCAGCGAACAACTTGTGGGGGGGTGTTATGAGTAAAATGGCATTATTTTCTCTGATCGCGGGGGTGGCGGTGGCGTCATCCGGTGCCGTGCCAAATTTATACGAAACGTTCGATTCACTCTATGACAATGGCTTTACTTTCCCCACCGCATCCTCCACCAATGGGTGGCAGGCCGCGTCCGCGTCGTCGTCGGTGACCAATGGGGGGGCGGTATCGGCGCCAAATGCGGCCCTTCTCGCTGGTGCGGTCGCCCTGACCAACGCCCAGGCCGGTTCCGTCGGACTCAGGGTCTGGACGGATTACCAGGTGAATCCTGCGCTGGGAGTGGAACCCCTGAACCTGCCGACCAATGCCGCCAGTTTCCTGTGCTATTTCAGCAGCAATGGCTGGCTGATGGTGGCGACACCGTCCGGCTGCCAGGCGTATACCAATGACATCTGGGGGAGCCGCGTTCCGCCCGCTACCAATGGTTATGCGCGAGTGTCGATCTTTCAGGACTATTCAACCTCGAAACAGGCGGTGCTTCTGAATGCCCAACTGGTGGCGCAGGATTTGCCGTTTGTGGGGAGCGCGAGCAATTACAACCAGTTGGTGTTCCGGAACAGCGATTCCAATTCCTGGCTGGATAATGTCTGGATCAAGACCAATATCGGGCCGACCGACCTGGTGGGAGACCGCAATGGTGATGAGACGAATGACGCGGTCGAACTCCAGCTTTACGGCTATGCCAGCCGGACACAATACGTCGGTGGGGCAGGATATCCCAACTACCCTGCGATCCAGGCAGCCGTAAACGCCTGGCGGGCACGGGACGCTTTATATGTTTCAGCCGGTTCCTATTCAGGTGATGTGATAGTCACGAATGTAATTCCCTTCACCGGCGGCGCGTTCACCAACAGCGGCACGCTTACCCTCCGCACGGGTTCCGGTATGGTTTTCCAGAATCCGATGAACTGGGGGACCGTGAATGTTGACACGAACTCGTTCGCCACATTTGATGGGGCGTTGGTTTGCAGCAATTTGATTGTCCGGTCGGGCGCGACGGTGGTGATGCAGTCGCTGACCTGCAGCAATCTGACGGTGGAGGCGGGGGCGCACTTCACCTGTAATGGCGCTTTCCAGTGTTCGGGATCCTGTCTGTTCAATTCCGGCACGGTGGTGGTTTTTTCAGGAATGGTGGCCTGCGGCGGCTCGTTCACGGTGGTCAGCGGGGCTTCCGTCAACCTGGTGCAAGGGGCGACGCTGGGGGCATTGGTGGACAACGGGTCGGTGACGGTCGGCGCGGGTCAGACGCTGGCGGTGACGACGGCTTCGGTGTCGGGGGGAGTCCAGGT
This window encodes:
- a CDS encoding alpha-L-fucosidase, with protein sequence MDTKKIPEPAPRIKRFESLAYGMFVHWGLYSQLGQGEWIQHLKPIPQTDYDELKNAFSATDFDARALARFARAAGMRYITLTTRHHEGFSLYDTRGLSDFDAPHSPAARDLVAEFVEGCRAEGIVPFLYHTTLDWRWKSHTCDARAFAKYLDYLHASVEVLCRHYGPIGGLWFDGNWSRKDVDWKVDRLYRMIRKYQPEAMIIDNTGLEARGVVGHPEVDSVTYEQGLPKPVDRRGAPKYIAGEMCQTMNAHWGIGGRDFSYLSIGQIIENLCLSRKAGANYLLNIGPTAQGGLPDLESALLRKVGQWIALHEVPIRSGKPVDCTCSGRDFVLQAGRKLYYFAFDLGIAGHGDVTVGVSGPGLRTISGLRRPLRSVRWLDNDERLVMTHDPKAGITVLKCTSYPYGSRLVVRIAELE
- a CDS encoding ATP-binding protein codes for the protein MFTGRKEQLKDLTALLRKKTPSLVTCRGRRRIGKSTLIREFAKKADRFLVIEGLPPRPGLTNHDQLQAFSRQLARQTDLPEVELTNWPQAFQLLSSAIRTEWTVILLDEISWLGGSDPDFPGHLKMAWDSVFKQHPKLILVLCGSVSAWITKNILNNTGFVGRDSWDVLLDELPPCDCNRFWGKVGDRTSSYEKLAVLSVTGGVPKYLEELDPALSADENIRRLCFQREGFLFREFDQIFNDVFGKRAEGYKSVLESLAHGSRTVSEISTALGKERSGHLSEHLEDLVQGGFLARDRVFNPKTIRPTRTEKYRLRDNYARFYLRYVAPRRDAIEKGLLRGLPLDQLPEWDTILGLQFENLVVNNVTALSKLMGLERTPLLAAAPYSQRPTARKKGCQIDLLIRTKHSLYIVEIKLRKSIPLSVVEEVREKVLRLPSDRRISIRTALVYEGTLDKAIMSEGYFDFLIPFDQLLKSQ
- a CDS encoding autotransporter-associated beta strand repeat-containing protein; translation: MNKKQMGWGIGLLVAMIIVGSGPAMAQTLYWGGGTNDISNGTALPQSDAGLSGTWTGSTKNWATNSSGTAYTNSISGASINLVGLNTSASATITVQGSPTISSIMANLDLTSGYWPTYTMTATSPQVLTLAGANVFINSVAFHEATREMLFFPNVQLAGTATLNALGYGMIEIQSASDAYSGSVNVGNYGSGYGFRINNGSMHSVPAFNVSTYELGPARPAATPVLRVENSTAGVINQLADNAIISMNQGIFQYIGRGNNGGAISQETIGKITVNGFGRLDLGSINSGSSANPKLVLSDATAGLDRGTAGRGALVVSTSSGSPLTDIVVSNGVPIGTLLPWIMTDNAQFMQLNASMVLVTVPATIAPSDITTWLPSSDYQVTAALANTLAGDLAINSLGFKASATLTNAANGTLTIASGGVAVENSTVTIMNGRLTSGTDQLYLLNGNTPWYNLTLNCELTGNMDVIQSGDSLVYFGGASNNTYTGTTYVSGANGLYLNKSGSAVAIPGDVVVENGSKLTCNGSIPLAGNCNATLKKGSYLTINDAVTVSHAGVMTISGGRLRGGNVTTYKNTHVGTGIQFNGGWICHISGGNGTFSLDTDVGYASASVDQARWERYSTGSMPINLDGGNRTFSIAKSVNLATGTPEMVVDLVVANGTGGAGSITKNGAGVLQFTTSNTYTGGTTVNNGTLQVSAITATAQSGLKATVNNNGGNSYNVTFLEPIAHGFVIGQPISSAMLGAGSAIQKINNDYEISVTVGGNTTALATDIAVSAVARSGNLGTGAVVVTNTGTLLLDAGIVVSNTITASSGGTLVVNGTIVGKTSVTNSGSLRGTGTINGALDLTGGALVANLLSDTTCDQLTVGLGSNVTLSASTMVTVTNFPGTFTPRAGNSWTLLQCTGGGTISGTLPAVGNGYSLQTASGNTQLNLVFPRRALIMYIQ
- a CDS encoding LacI family DNA-binding transcriptional regulator, with the protein product MTIRITLRDVARQTGFSTATVSLALRNHPRLPKKTCVTIQRAAKKMGYQPDPVLSSVAASRWRGHRAMSTLALIKDTQDAEGENGLMEQATRLGFKLEAFNIHDYENAQRLSDILYHRGITGVLVAQIFTPGFCESFNWSYFSTVAISEGTFRPPVHLVMPNHFRAVQGAWDYAVARGFKRIGMAIYDMPWALDFHDRRSAFGDRQRDVPAKHRVPVLALNPWHSQEERLAAVAIGKKWADQHQPDCMLGFNDIFWWLLRDTGWRGIDQPDGFVALWKTSHEPKYPGFLVSPDEIGRRAVDWLDSLLRTCERGLPDYPATMQIEMHWEGQGLAVKGS